A region of Domibacillus sp. DTU_2020_1001157_1_SI_ALB_TIR_016 DNA encodes the following proteins:
- a CDS encoding MerR family transcriptional regulator — MNIAQVAKQFDLTAATLRYYERIGLIPPVKRKENGIRNYGEEDIKWIEFAKCMRNAGLSIESLIEYTSLFTEGDKTLKARKNILVEERQRLAAKLLEIEETVKRLDKKIKYYDGLLLKKEEEMKC; from the coding sequence ATGAATATTGCACAAGTTGCAAAGCAGTTTGATCTAACAGCAGCCACTCTCAGATATTACGAACGCATAGGCTTGATCCCGCCTGTAAAGCGTAAAGAAAATGGCATTCGTAACTATGGTGAAGAGGACATTAAATGGATTGAGTTTGCAAAATGTATGCGAAATGCCGGTTTAAGTATTGAGTCATTAATTGAATACACCTCTTTATTTACCGAAGGAGATAAGACTCTAAAAGCCCGCAAAAATATTCTGGTTGAAGAAAGACAGCGATTAGCAGCGAAATTGCTAGAGATTGAAGAAACAGTCAAAAGACTAGATAAAAAAATTAAATACTATGACGGATTATTGCTTAAAAAAGAGGAGGAAATGAAATGTTAA
- a CDS encoding ABC-2 family transporter protein has translation MGQWDGRSTVISIIVAVIFFWLARRFWKFALVNYTSASS, from the coding sequence ATTGGTCAGTGGGATGGGCGGTCAACGGTTATATCAATCATTGTAGCTGTCATCTTCTTTTGGCTGGCACGCCGATTTTGGAAGTTCGCACTTGTGAATTATACCAGTGCAAGCAGTTAA
- a CDS encoding MFS transporter has product MAKQNNLLIFILTVGVFGILNTEMGVIGLLPSIADHFNVSVSQAGLLVSIFALGVAVSGPILPLLFSGMNRKKVMLLVLSIFVLGNIVSLFASNFTILLTSRIIPAFFHPVYCSLAFTVAASSVSKEEAPKAVSKVFIGVSAGMVAGVPIASFIESAVSYDMAMAFFAIVNAIVFIATLIFVPSMPVEERLSYGTQFSILKKPIIWISIVTVILLNSAVFGVYSYLAEYLKTVTNMAPNTISLTLFIFGGANIIGNIVAGKLLTHSATKSVVSFPLLMSAVYIILFFAGQFAIPMAVITLIWGILAGGIMANINQYLIASSAPEAPDFANGLFISSCNVGTTLGASLGGLFISGMGTQYVVFVGILSLLLSLVTILLRNYMFIPKQQLSR; this is encoded by the coding sequence TTGGCCAAACAAAACAATTTGCTTATATTTATATTAACCGTCGGTGTTTTCGGTATTTTAAATACTGAAATGGGGGTTATTGGGTTATTGCCTTCCATCGCTGATCACTTTAACGTCAGTGTATCTCAAGCAGGGCTACTGGTGAGTATTTTTGCCCTTGGTGTTGCAGTATCTGGCCCAATTTTGCCGTTATTGTTCTCGGGTATGAATCGTAAGAAAGTCATGTTACTGGTTCTTAGCATTTTTGTTCTGGGGAACATTGTGTCCTTATTTGCGTCTAACTTCACCATTCTATTAACTTCTCGTATCATTCCAGCCTTTTTTCATCCAGTTTATTGTTCCTTGGCATTTACCGTAGCTGCTTCCTCAGTAAGTAAAGAAGAAGCTCCAAAAGCTGTTTCTAAAGTATTTATAGGAGTATCTGCTGGTATGGTAGCCGGCGTACCGATCGCAAGTTTTATTGAAAGTGCCGTTTCGTATGATATGGCGATGGCATTCTTTGCTATTGTGAATGCTATTGTATTCATTGCTACATTGATTTTTGTACCATCGATGCCTGTTGAAGAAAGACTTTCTTATGGTACACAATTTTCCATATTAAAAAAACCTATTATATGGATTTCCATCGTGACTGTCATTTTATTAAACTCAGCCGTGTTTGGGGTTTATAGTTATCTTGCTGAATATCTGAAAACAGTAACGAATATGGCTCCGAATACCATAAGTTTAACGTTATTCATCTTCGGTGGAGCCAATATTATTGGAAACATTGTCGCAGGAAAGTTACTTACTCATAGTGCCACCAAATCTGTAGTATCTTTTCCTTTGTTAATGAGTGCTGTTTACATCATTTTATTTTTCGCAGGACAGTTTGCCATACCTATGGCAGTTATAACTTTAATTTGGGGAATATTAGCTGGAGGAATAATGGCAAATATTAATCAATATTTGATTGCGTCTTCAGCACCCGAAGCGCCTGATTTTGCCAATGGATTATTTATATCATCCTGTAACGTAGGAACAACATTAGGTGCATCTCTAGGCGGGTTATTTATATCTGGAATGGGTACACAATACGTCGTATTCGTGGGAATCCTATCATTGTTACTAAGTTTGGTAACTATTTTACTTAGAAACTATATGTTTATTCCTAAACAACAACTTTCTAGATAA
- a CDS encoding cyclophilin-like fold protein, which produces MYSITTQEACGNSDNGGKANDDTANTNSSGEQLVKIDEPNKQNGKDSIINNGGLVVMEDAKVKLTFSNEEVLVNMYDNPTSRDFLSQLPLTITLEDYAQTEKISYLSKKLSTEKASSGSEPLAGDFTYYAPRGNLAIFYKDFGYSNGLIKLGKIESGVEKFESIKDNFTVQIEKID; this is translated from the coding sequence ATGTACTCTATAACAACGCAGGAGGCTTGCGGAAACAGTGATAATGGGGGAAAAGCCAATGATGATACGGCAAATACAAATTCAAGCGGTGAACAATTAGTTAAAATCGATGAACCGAACAAGCAGAATGGCAAGGATTCTATAATTAATAATGGGGGGTTAGTTGTTATGGAAGATGCTAAAGTAAAATTAACGTTTAGCAACGAAGAAGTACTTGTAAATATGTATGATAATCCAACAAGCAGGGATTTTTTATCACAACTGCCGTTAACAATAACGTTAGAAGATTATGCCCAAACAGAAAAAATTAGTTACTTATCAAAAAAACTATCTACAGAAAAAGCCTCGTCAGGCAGTGAACCTTTAGCTGGAGATTTTACTTATTATGCTCCCCGGGGAAATTTGGCTATATTTTATAAAGATTTTGGGTATTCAAATGGACTTATTAAATTAGGAAAGATTGAATCTGGAGTAGAAAAGTTTGAAAGCATTAAGGACAATTTTACAGTTCAAATAGAAAAAATTGATTAA
- a CDS encoding SDR family oxidoreductase: MSTIQDKVVVIMGASSGIGEAATKKLAQEGAKLVIAARREDRLKALVESLPYAEISYEAADVTNKEEVQAVIDTAIGKYGRVNVLYNNAGGLRKQ, translated from the coding sequence ATGTCTACGATTCAAGATAAAGTTGTTGTTATTATGGGCGCCTCAAGTGGGATTGGTGAAGCTGCTACCAAGAAGCTTGCACAAGAAGGAGCAAAATTAGTCATTGCAGCCCGTCGTGAGGATCGCTTGAAAGCACTTGTTGAATCATTGCCATATGCTGAAATTTCATATGAGGCAGCAGATGTAACGAATAAAGAGGAAGTACAAGCAGTTATCGATACAGCAATCGGAAAATATGGCCGTGTCAATGTACTCTATAACAACGCAGGAGGCTTGCGGAAACAGTGA
- a CDS encoding TetR/AcrR family transcriptional regulator: protein MTKVDRRITKSQEAIKKALIELMSEKGFDDITIQDIADRANVNRGTIYLHYLDKFDLLDKIIEEHINNMSDFCESATEMDWIESTVHCMEYLESNFLFFSTMLKSEGASYFRNQFLKFNIEEFKKDVDITKGKNYGQSEDVIVQFVANAYVGIVEWWLKNGMPYPPRVMAEKVGDLLERIV, encoded by the coding sequence ATGACTAAAGTGGATAGAAGAATAACCAAAAGCCAGGAAGCCATTAAAAAGGCCCTTATTGAACTGATGTCCGAAAAGGGTTTCGATGATATTACCATTCAGGATATTGCTGACAGGGCAAATGTTAACCGAGGAACGATCTATCTTCATTACTTGGATAAATTCGATTTACTGGATAAGATAATTGAGGAACATATAAACAACATGAGTGATTTTTGTGAATCGGCAACTGAAATGGATTGGATTGAATCGACTGTACACTGCATGGAATATCTTGAAAGTAATTTTTTATTTTTTTCGACGATGTTGAAGAGTGAAGGCGCCTCATACTTTCGTAATCAGTTCCTTAAGTTTAATATCGAAGAATTCAAGAAAGATGTGGATATAACAAAAGGGAAAAATTATGGTCAAAGTGAAGACGTAATTGTTCAATTTGTTGCGAATGCTTACGTAGGAATAGTGGAATGGTGGTTAAAGAATGGAATGCCTTATCCACCCCGTGTTATGGCAGAAAAAGTGGGGGATTTGTTAGAAAGGATTGTATAA